The Odocoileus virginianus isolate 20LAN1187 ecotype Illinois chromosome 27, Ovbor_1.2, whole genome shotgun sequence genome has a window encoding:
- the TCF19 gene encoding transcription factor 19 translates to MLPCFQLLRIGVGKDVDLHTFHPPSGAGCTYRLGCRADLCDVTLRPQHEPGFISGVHAELHAERQGDDWRVSLENHSSQGTLVNNVRLPRGHRLELSDGDLLTFGPEGPPGTSPSEFYLFQQVRVKPQDFAAITTPRSRGGEGTRVGFRPMLPSQGAPQRPLSTLYPAPKATLILNSIGSLSKLHSQPLTFSRSGRGPQSPPVPTPTREVGTTPSAPPPRNRRKSAHRVLEELDDEREAPKSPSPVLTEPRKKLRVEKTPLTPSGNRRGRPRKHPLSNPRAPPAVGGGEPCAAPCCCLPQEETVAWVQCDGCDIWFHVACVGCSIQAAREADFRCPGCRAGIQT, encoded by the exons ATGCTGCCCTGCTTCCAGCTGCTGCGCATAGGGGTCGGCAAGGATGTCGATCTCCACACCTTCCACCCCCCCAGTGGAGCTGGCTGCACCTACCGCTTGGGTTGCAGGGCCGATCTTTGTGATGTGACCCTGCGGCCACAGCACGAGCCAGGCTTCATCTCTGGGGTCCACGCAGAGCTGCATGCGGAGCGCCAGGGTGATGACTGGAGAGTCAGCCTGGAGAACCACAGCAGCCAAG GGACTTTGGTCAATAACGTCCGACTCCCAAGAGGTCACAGGCTGGAGTTGAGTGATGGTGATCTTCTGACCTTTGGCCCTGAAGGGCCCCCAGGAACCAGCCCTTCAGAGTTCTACTTGTTTCAGCAAGTCCGAGTCAAACCTCAAGATTTTGCTGCCATTACTACCCCACGGTctaggggaggagagggaaccAGGGTTGGTTTCCGGCCCATGCTGCCCTCCCAGGGGGCTCCACAGCGCCCCCTCAGCACCCTCTACCCAGCCCCCAAAGCAACGCTGATCCTCAACTCCATTGGCAGCCTCAGCAAGCTCCACTCCCAGCCCCTCACCTTCTCACGGAGTGGGCGTGGGCCACAGAGTCCGCCTGTTCCCACTCCCACCAGGGAAGTGGGGACCACcccttctgccccacccccaagaaACCGGAGGAAGTCGGCTCACCGCGTGTTGGAAGAACTGGATGATGAGAGAGAGGCTCCCAAGAGCCCCTCACCAGTCCTGACGGAACCTAGGAAGAAACTCCGTGTAGAGAAAACCCCACTGACACCCAGTGG AAATCGACGTGGGCGTCCTCGGAAGCACCCACTGAGCAACCCTAGGGCTCCCCCTGCAGTTGGGGGCGGGGAGCCCTGTGCAGCCCCTTGTTGCTGCCTACCCCAAGAAGAGAcagtggcctgggttcagtgTGATGGCTGTGACATCTGGTTCCACGTGGCCTGTGTTGGTTGCAGCATTCAGGCTGCCAGAGAGGCCGACTTCCGGTGCCCAGGCTGTCGTGCAGGCATCCAGACCTAA